Genomic window (Acinonyx jubatus isolate Ajub_Pintada_27869175 chromosome B1, VMU_Ajub_asm_v1.0, whole genome shotgun sequence):
GGCTCAACATCTTGACTGACTTAGTATCCTAATTCCAAATTCCCAAGGGAGAGAAAATGCTCTGGCTCAACACCTTTTGAATTGGCATTCCCTGGATTAGGTGTTTACTCTTGATTCAGTTGGTCAAGCTCAGGGATCAAGATCACATAGTACAATTTTGAAGATTATCTATACCCAGATCTTTTAACAGGGGCTTTTGGCAATAGGTAATTTCAAGGAATAACCTGAAACTAGGCAGGAACTATATCTACCATTCCCTAATCTTGGATTATTTTCCATGGATAGAGATGAGTATCCTTGGAAAGAGCTGAACATTTTTTAAGCTGTTCAAAAATAATGAGGTTTTAAGTCCTAGGACAGGAAATAAGAAGTGGGAAGACAGAATGGAAACTGAGGAAGGTGAAGGAACAgctttctgctctgctctctggGGCCTAGACTTGGAAGTATCTATCTAGCCTTCCAGGGTATATACCTCACAATGGGAAAAAGCTGGTATTAGGCAGGCTATGGAGGCTATTGGGAAAGCCACATAGGGCATTCCAGAGATTACAGAATGGGACATATATAGAACACAAGCCATATTTTAATAGCCAGATCAATGAAGTGTGTATTACTTTCTGTGACGATTTTTCCTATTGCTTTCCTAAGTCTTTAGTATACAGTCTTCGTTGTTTAAACATAATGGCTTTTAACTGTGCTATGGGAAGTTGAGAAAAAATTTGGCAACTAAATTCAGGTTggaaaagatggggtgcctgggtggctcagttggttgagcgtccaacttcagctttaggtcatgatctcacagttcgtgagttcaagccccatgtcgcgctctgcgcagacagctcacagtggagcctacttcagattctgtgtctccctctctctctgctcctcccccacttgtgctctgtctctgtctctctcaaaaataaataaacttaaaaaaaaaatttaacttcaggatggaaaagaaagggaagagtagTAGTCCCTAGGGCAATTATTGTTTACAGTTTCAGAGTCATTGCCAATAGATCTCTATGAAGAAAGGGGATCTGTAAGATCTAGATTTTCTAGCCAACTTCCCATGACCTTTAATCTTTAACTGACAACTTTGGAGAATTACCTTACTGCATTAAGAGAACTAGTTAGGTCCTTTGCCATTTAACTATACAGGTATCTCCTGCTTATCAAAAGTTCATAGTATGCCACTTTGCTTTTAAAGAAGATccacattagtacctgtttttgctaaccaaaagaaatcaaggaggattttcactttttttgaataaaggcaaaaaaatgaaaatagcattcAGCACTTGTTTCACAGCAAGTTATTTTAGAGGCATCACACACCTGGAGCAGCGAGAGTGGCCCGCAAAGCTCCTTCCCTGGGAGTTACattcagcatctcagcatcaagccgccatagctttgaactgttTCTGTGAGCAACTGCTTTATCGGGacttattttgtgcatccattggcaagatgtgtcctaaggcaTCAAAAAAGCCtacaaaaagttatttttgaggTGTGGGAATGCTCAAAATATTTTCCCTATAAATTCCTGGTACTACTTTGCTTTATGCATTTAGGCTTATGAAAGGTTTCATGTTAATGCTCCTCTTTCCAATAGCGGGGAAAACTAATTTGTAAACCAGTCCTTCCCAATCAAGGGAAAATATGTCCGACTGATATTTGGATATTTTGTCTTAAGTATTTCATACATAATTTCGTATTTTCAAAAGTGAATCCATTTTTCCCCAACTGTCTCCTCAATTCTCTATTAAAGAGTACTGACTATGTACCCAATCACACAAGTCAAATACAAGTGGTCCGTTttgactttttctctctctttcaccacAACTTCTATCAGCAATCAAGAGCTATCAATTCTAACaactaagtaatttttttcttaatccttaCTATCATAGCCTTAGTAGACACCCTCATTATTCTGAAATAAAGGATCTGAAAGACGCTTCAAATTACCGCCCTTTCCTGTGTTACTTTCCTATAATGAACCACTTTTCTGTTTTAAGATGatttctctgaaatataaatCTGATTGTATTTACTTTGCTAAAAATCTATGACCCCATATAAactccatgattttatctttctACTCTTCTGTTTCAACTTCCTTCATATGCCCACATGTACCCTTCCTTCTAGTCATACTGGATCCATACACTTGTGACACtgtaactttattaatttttttcttatgaggaaaaaggcacaaaaaaagcaaagcaaaaaacaaagagcATTCATGGTCATGGCCTATCCAATAATTAACAACCAGGTCACTGTATCCCCAACTGAACATAATTATTTATGTTCATAGAAAACCATCATATGAGGTCACTTCATTACCTTGATGAAACAAACAAGACCAACTCTGTCATGTCTGAATACAGACAAGGACACCATGTAAGCAGCAAACACGCAAAGGACCAGCTATAGTGCTCTCCCGACTAATATTAAGTACTTCTTTTCCCCTGAAAATTTCAGCATTCATTCTTATCATCACTCATCAAAGTGTTCCCGCTTCCTAACAGAACACAAACTAGAAGAACACTCATTTTAAATAGTctccaaaggggcgcctgggtggctcggtcggttaagcgtccgacttcggctcaggtcatgatctcacagtccgtgagttcgagccccgcgtcaggctctgtgctgacagctcagagcctggagcccatttcggattctgtgtctccctctctctctgcccctcccctgttcatgctctgtctctctctgtctcaaaaataaataaacgttaaaaaataaaaaaataaacagtctcCAAAATCACCCAGTGTAAGCGCAATCCTTACAATAAAAGCCTCTCCTCACTGATTTTTTGCCAAACACAGAGATGCCTTACAGCCCCCCATGGAAACACTATTTCtaataaagggaaaacaaatctgAAACTTCTCAAAAGCCATTCCCAACTTAACATAATCCTAAAATGAGATTGGTGAATTATTGCTCTCAACTTCCAAGTGAAATCAAACTCTCTGGTTCCATGTAGCATGCATATTTAAGGGACAAAGTGTAAGAATTTATAAACTTAACTCTTTTAACTGATCACTGTTAGATTATAAATTTCTTGAGACCATATATTTATCTTGTTCATAATCTACAACCCATTTCAGATGATGGCCTATCTGCCTATCACTCTAAGTCTTAGTACATTGGCTTATATTTGGTTATGTGTTAACTCAATGGCTTAAAGGTAGGTctgtaaaaatgttaataaaattataattgtgaACATGCAAAACCAAACTTGGAAAAGGCAAGCGTTTGCAAATAGCAGGCATTCAATACTCTTACACTACATAAAAAACCGAACGCCATTATATACAGATATTGGAGCTAGAAGTACAGACCTAATTTCTGTCTGCTATGCAGATCATAAGGTAAAGATCCTGACCTCAAAGATCTGAGTTGAGCTTtgacatttgttgaataaatgaatgaatgataaatttGAAGAGGAAACATTTACCAAACCTGAAATCTGTAGTCTAATAAATTTATTGCCTGAAATAACACTTCAAATCATTATATAGTAACCTAATCATTGAAACTGTCCTGCCATAAAACTGACATGTATACTAAATATGTAGTAGTTAAGAGAAAACTTCAGAGCCAAGTTCCCCAGATTAAAATATGCTCCATTATTCAATTGCTGTGTGGTCTTTGGcgtatttatttaatctctctgtacctcagtttcctcttctgtaaaatatggataattaCAGTACTTGAATGTttgctttgagaattaaatttGTTAATACAGCAGTTAAGGACAGTGTCAGGTACATAGTACTATAATGCTGGTATTGTTATACACAGTAGCTGAAAGATTTAATGATATTAAGCAtccacagattttaaaatgtttttttgttatgAATTCTCAGTTGGACAAAATATCTCTTCTGCAAATATGATTTAATTATTAGCATAAGACAAAATCTCGAACTTTGTCTAttcaaaaagtataataaaaaataaaagctatcaccaaaaaaaaagcccagaaatattAGCTTTGCTGCTCAGTCACAATGAAAATGTCAGTAATCCAGTGGAAGTAAGTGATATGGAGAAGACATTATCATCATTTAACTGATTAAATTCAAGAGGCTTGTAATACATTACAGGTTActgacaaatgttttttttacttATGTTATTTACAGAGGTGGAAGCTATcataagtttaaattaaaaactctggAGTTCCATGTTTATTCTAGAGCATTTAGcaattaaaagagtaaaataaaatgcctcTATAAAAGTTTGCAATTTTGTACACGGGACTTTATTCAACCACTACCTCACGTAAGGTATGTAAACCGGCTTTATTAAGCAATCCTTCGCTTCAGTAGTCCATAATTTcaatactgtcttttttcctagGAGATTTGCAGCTTCTAAAAAATAAGGCTTGGGACTATTAAAATTATCAAATACCTATAAAGATCATCTTCCTGAAAACTCTTTACCTTACCACCAATACCACTGCCATAATATTACAACTTACCAGAATTCAGAATATCCAAGTCATTACTGGATTCATAGTCTTCATTCACTTGACCAAAGTTTATATATTCATCATTCTGGAATAATATAATTTagtatttagaataaaatgaaaagtattctcattttatattcttactaTTCTATACTATATTCTTACTATTACTATTCTTACTATTAAGCATAACAGATAACaagataaatgtttaaattttaattgtttgtaAAGCAATACATAAATACCACTATGAATATGAAATAACCTTTCAAATGTGGAAGCAGAGGTAACATTCTTGAATCAACTAACTTTACTGTTAGGAAGGAAAGATAGACTAGAACCACAAATTGAAATCCTaagcaaatcaaaataaatttctcagaCTTCATAAGGCAATGGCAAATTTGGTAACTGTTTCCAGGAAATTTATAACTTgtaaataagaaaaggaagtcaTAATTTTAATTGTTCCTGTTCtgtccacttttttcttttcactataaAAATAGGACCTTTGTAcaattaaagaatataatttcaagctcttcataaaaatcaaacattatcgtacctttttttaaatgcttacagtATCAACAGCTCTAAAAGCTGAACCTACAGAGGCTTGCCAGATTATCTCAGTtgctaaagagaaaaacaataaccACAATAGCAGCAACAAAATGGGCTATATCTAAATAGGGCCTCATTTCAACTAAACACTTTCCCATTACCTaaatattcttttagtttttctaaaaGAATACACACTTAACAATGTATCTGAGATATCCCATAAATGTTAAAGATAGGAAATACCTTTTTAGACAAAAGCATTTCTGTTTCAAGAAGAGTGACACGACTTAGAAGATTAGCCCAGGTTTTTTCATTTaccatcacttttcctttcattttttcttccaaagagtCTAATCTACTCTCTACCAAAGTCAGTTTCTTAAGTTTTTCTTGGCATTCAGCAAGCATAGTCTGCAGTGCAGTAATCTCATGATTAATTTTAATATCCTAAAATGATTAGAAAGGTTAAAAATTGTATTAGACAcactgaaattgttttaaaaatcaatgtatttccatttccacGGCGTTATTTCAATAGTTATAACAGGCACACAGCATGAGAGTTAAAAGACTATGATCTATACACGCAGAATGCTCAGACACTGAAACTACCTCTTCTGAGATGTGTGACCTTGGTGtttcaatttatatataaacgtgtgtgtgtgtttgtatgtgtgggtatatatacacatatatatatacatatatgtgtatatatacatatatatatctccaacAGTTTGTACTTCATATAGCTCATCTGAAGATTAATTCTGCATGAAGCTATTAGAAAAGCACCTGGTAGTATAATAAAACTATCACTAACTAGCTATTTGTAACAGCACCCAGCACAAAGCTAAGAGGGAATGACCAAAATATGACAGTGCTTTGAAACTGTTCAGTTTGCTATTAACAGGAAATCAGCCTAATGACCATGTGGTAGTTTTTATAAATGCCAATTATAAACTGCGGTGTATAGAAGTTACAAGAAATAGAAGATAGAAAAGGAAGTCAGCAGAGCAGTATAGATAAGACACTATAAGAAGGTCTGTGGCAATAAAGTAATAGAAAAGGTATtctaaaagtaagaaaagaagatAGCAAGggcccaaaaaagaaaataaaatggaggaggGAGTGTGCACCagttttttccattctttaatgAGCGGGATAGATGATACAGAACCTTCACTGTACAAAGCAGTGTATTTCTGTCTCTAACCAGACTTTAAATTCCTTGAAGCAAAGTACTGTctcttattcatctttgcattACCCATAACACCTGGCCCCGTACCCTAAACATAAGCAGCAAACAGTATCTGTTGAATTATAAACAGTAGACTTACTTATTCTTAAATAAAGTGTTGTGTCATAAGTAATAATGCAAAAAGCTAGAGATATTCCAAAGTTTAGGTGCTGAAGTAATCATGTACGTCAAAGTAAGAAATACAGGCATCTGTTAAAGAAGTCCAAAATTCTTACTTGTTGTTCAGACTTGATTTCAGGGACCTTTACTTCAGGAACCTTTATTTCAGTAGTCTTTAAGTCACACACATCAAATGCTCCACTAACATCTGTTACTGTACTTCTCGTATCTTCAGGAATGTTAACACCATCTTCATTATACAGGTGACGGATCACCACAGCTTTTGTCTGCATAGAGAAAAATATGTCAGAGCTGCTTCAATGTTCTCCTCATACAATTATTTTCAACATATACATAATTTTGCAGAAGAAATACCTTATCTTCCCTTTAAAATTTATGAAAGTTTAAATTATAACAGTAAGGTATATATCAAACATTGATTAAACTGttaatattactaatattttatgaTGATGAAATTGCAGTTATTATTTTTGGAGCATTCTTACATAATAGAAAAACTGAAGTAACTATTTAATAATGTCTGGGATTTGATTCATACTGCTTCAGAATTGGGGGGAAGATGTTGGAAAAGTGGTTATAATAAAGATGAAACCAGATTAACAAGGGGTCGATAATGTTCTGATAGTGGGAATTGGtacttttataaatgtttgaaaCATCCCATAATAGGTTGCCACATAATTCACATAAATAATCAAGAATTGGCTCCGTGAGTAGGAcccattacaattttttttctattaaacaaaccagaaaatatcAGCTCTTCAGCTAACAATTCAAAATTAATAATGACAAAAGTCCTGAGAATAAGGCATTAGGTCAAACGATGCATTCAGACAAGACTCTCCTGCCTACCTCCTTTACCTTAGACTGCATATGCactataaaaatatcatataatgTAACACAGAATTCACAAATCATACTCTACAGAAGGaactgggaaaagagagaatttgTTTTAGTACTGACGTAATCTCTAACTGTAAACAAAGGAATGTACTTACTGATTCcaacttttaatattaaaatttctgaTAAAGATCCGATGCAACTGATTAAAATTTGACTAATAACAAACaatactttaagaaaaacaagtcTAATGCCGTGAAATTTTGCACCTTTCCTTGTTAGGACAATATATATTACTACTCAGCCCCAAAACTAAAATAGAagattgaaaaatacatttagttATATCAGCTTATATTTAGTAAGTGCTTATAGTGCCTATACTAAGAAcaggaaggtaaaaaaaaaaaaaaagcagtatagggatgccagggtggctcagttaagtgtccaactcttggtttcggcgcAGGTGATGATCCCACAATTAGTGAGACTGAGCACCGGGTCAGGGtttgtgctgaacatggagcctgcttgggattctcttggtgccagcttgggattctgccctctccctctgcccctccaagTTATTGataggaggcgcctgggtgtctcagtcggttaagcgtccgacttcagctcagatcatgatctcacagtccgtgagttcaagccccgcgtcgggctctgtgctgagagctcagagcctggagcctgcttcagattctgtgtctccctctctctttctgccccttccctgctcatgctctgtctctctctgtctcaaaaataaataaaaacataaaaaaaaaaagttattgataTAAGAATGCTTTTCCTACAGTAAAATGTCATTATCTGTTATAGAGGCATACAAGTAGCTTTTTAATAGATTGTTGTAACTCATGTACATTGTACTAGGAAGAAATAATTCTCTGGATTTTACTTCCACCAGAAACTATTCACATCCTTTATCTAATTGCACGTTGATTATTTATCTGATATTCTATGCTTTAATCTCAGAAATGGTTTGCCCCAAAAGGAAGATTGGTAAAAGTATACTGATCATTATAAAGTAATACCTTGAACTCAATTTCTCTTGGAGATAGAAAAGCTATCCCTAAATGCATGGGACTCATTAAGCCACAAATGCTCAGAGGAGACAAGGGTAGGTAAATATTTactaacaaagagaaaatattaaaaaaaatttacccaaAACCAGATTATAGATTTAGGGACTATCAATCACTGGATAATATACACTCATGGTACAGAGACAGGAATTTGTGCAAATGAATTATCATAAAGTATCACTGTAACTAATGGTATGCTCCTCATACATTTCCATGTTTTAGAAAGACTAGATACATAAATAAGAGTACATGTCATGACCACATTATACAACCTTCCCAAATCATCGCTATTCTATCTGGGAAATGAGGCAGATTTaggaaatagaaatgtaaaaacaaaccttgttcattttacatttctatcttATATGAGGACTCTTCTCCAGGTAATATACAGTATACATTGTCAAAACTCCTTAACCAAATCTGACTaaaaatgttttaccagctaCTAGTCAGAAAAGTGAATCTTGTACATTTGATTAATTAGGTAGATAAATCTTTAACACCTACATATTTTCTTAGTATCTTCCTACCTTTCCTGAAGTCATAAATCTGCCAGTGATATCAATGCCAACAGATTCTGTAGATGTCTTCTCAGTGCTTGAAGAAGGTTCTGACTTAACagaactgattttctttctttgttgtgatggaatctagaaaaaaaaaaaaagtactgagaCTAAATGTACGTGAAGGCtgacattaaaattatataatatttaaattacattatttgaattttcatatatgaaatatGACTGCCAAATTATAAATCTAATGAGATATgtcttctgaaaactaaaaagtaaggaaaacGCATTGTTTGAACTGTTACCTTAGCTAGTAGCTCAAAGTCacaaatttgtaaaaacaaatgaCCAGTAGTTAATAAACAGGTCCATCTGACTCCAAAcaatgatctcttttttttttttttaatttaaattcaagttacttagcatacagtgtagtcttggcctcAGGAGTACAACCCAGTGAGTCATCTCTTACATACgtcacccagagctcatcccaaaaagtgccctccttaatgcccaccattCATTTAACTTACTGCCTCACAAcgtacctcccctccagcaaccctcagttggagtctctctttttcaaaaaaaagtttatttattctgagagacagaaagagcgagtgggggagaggcagagagagagaattccatacAGGctctattagtgcagagcctgacgtggggtttgaactcatggaactgtcagatcatgacctgcaccaaagttaaatgcttaaccaactaagccacacaggtgcctcggAAGTGACCCGTATTTAAAGCAAACATCAGGCATAAGGTTGCCTAAATCTGTAAACAATGCAGTAATTGTACTTACGTGTTAGTTGACTATCTAGAGTATTGAATTTGTCCGCTAAAATACCAGGCAACTTAGAGTAAGTTAAAATCTATTAATAAATTTACCTTCTCAAAACTACTCAATTCCTTATGCTTTTTCATCACACAATTCAAAATATCACAAACAATTTGGATTTTCCATTCTGCAAACCCACACTGGAGAAACTGCTTTTTTGTCAAAACTGGTTTATAATTAAATTGATCACGAAGAAGCTGTAAAgaggaaatagataaaaatccAAAATGATAAATGGTCACCTGGTCAGGAATGTAATACCATCTTCAAGAAGGAGGATCAAGGCATTAGATGGAGGTACTAAAGAGATTTGTAGGCATGGTGGTAGTCAGGACCAGGTAGGAGGTATCCAGGTAGAAAATGGGCAGCTAGGAAGTAGCAGAGAACAGATGCATGTCCAGGGAGATAACAAAATACAGTCAATGATCAAAAGGTTCAAATATCTTCATAGGTACTAGAAAAACTCCTTAACTTAGTGGAAAATAAAGAATGCCATACCAGATGTTAGAAAACAACAGTTGTTTAGTTGTTATTTGTTTAGTTCTTCCACTATATGATTTCTTAGGTCAGTAGGCCTCTGAGTTCCAatgtttcatttgtaaaatgagagaaaCAGACTAACTAGACCACCAATTTTCAAAGCCTATGCTCTAGAACCCTAGGATTTCTTAGAAGTGCCTCTTAGTCTTT
Coding sequences:
- the CEP44 gene encoding centrosomal protein of 44 kDa isoform X1, which encodes MATGDLKRSLRNLEQVLRSLNYPKEVDCVGLVKGDTTASLPIISYSLTSYSPYVAELLMESNIELIAKNDLRFIDTVYKLLRDQFNYKPVLTKKQFLQCGFAEWKIQIVCDILNCVMKKHKELSSFEKIPSQQRKKISSVKSEPSSSTEKTSTESVGIDITGRFMTSGKTKAVVIRHLYNEDGVNIPEDTRSTVTDVSGAFDVCDLKTTEIKVPEVKVPEIKSEQQDIKINHEITALQTMLAECQEKLKKLTLVESRLDSLEEKMKGKVMVNEKTWANLLSRVTLLETEMLLSKKNDEYINFGQVNEDYESSNDLDILNSDRKGKEERQTSVPLSSGYSTVSSDSIPRTPMVCYCGLKENSEETTIQKMERMKKMFEETAELLKCPNH
- the CEP44 gene encoding centrosomal protein of 44 kDa isoform X2, translating into MATGDLKRSLRNLEQVLRSLNYPKEVDCVGLVKGDTTASLPIISYSLTSYSPYVAELLMESNIELIAKNDLRFIDTVYKLLRDQFNYKPVLTKKQFLQCGFAEWKIQIVCDILNCVMKKHKELSSFEKIPSQQRKKISSVKSEPSSSTEKTSTESVGIDITGRFMTSGKTKAVVIRHLYNEDGVNIPEDTRSTVTDVSGAFDVCDLKTTEIKVPEVKVPEIKSEQQDIKINHEITALQTMLAECQEKLKKLTLVESRLDSLEEKMKGKVMVNEKTWANLLSRVTLLETEMLLSKKNDEYINFGQVNEDYESSNDLDILNSDRKGKEERQTSVPLSSGYSTVSSDSIPRTPMVCYCGLKENSEV